From Planococcus halocryophilus, the proteins below share one genomic window:
- a CDS encoding DinB family protein — MIDYRILPRENFSEKIGELVSMLEHTREVTLSDVSGLSQSDLDYVPDGSSNSIGSLLLHMASIEFVHQIVSNENRDLTENEYIKWRTALELGAKARENVKKHSLDYYLKELHQVRKDTLTLLKSKQDSWLAEEKQWSNGISHNNYYLWFHVIEDEISHRGQIRMIKRLLKDDQ, encoded by the coding sequence ATGATAGATTATCGAATATTACCGAGAGAGAATTTTTCCGAGAAAATTGGGGAACTTGTTTCCATGTTGGAGCATACAAGAGAGGTTACATTGAGTGATGTTTCTGGTTTAAGTCAAAGCGATCTAGATTATGTACCCGACGGGAGTTCGAATTCCATTGGTTCTCTTTTACTCCATATGGCATCTATTGAGTTTGTTCATCAAATTGTTTCAAACGAAAATCGAGATCTAACAGAAAATGAATATATCAAATGGAGAACAGCCTTAGAACTTGGTGCCAAAGCAAGAGAAAATGTCAAAAAGCATTCACTTGATTACTACTTGAAAGAATTACATCAAGTCAGAAAAGATACATTAACATTGCTGAAATCTAAGCAAGACAGTTGGCTAGCAGAAGAAAAGCAATGGAGTAACGGTATTTCACATAATAATTATTATCTATGGTTCCATGTCATCGAGGACGAAATTAGTCATCGTGGGCAGATCAGAATGATTAAACGATTGTTGAAAGATGACCAATAA
- a CDS encoding GNAT family N-acetyltransferase: MLLEYNKTFEENVMELLASIPSVHTTPFLNEPKKQCKKDAYYHLYVWQIHEKIVGLIGIEVHAYTFIVRHMVVHPSFRNEGIGHAMVAEVQRMQEPRAMTSSEETKQFLTKCWGNLFN; encoded by the coding sequence ATGTTGCTTGAATACAACAAAACTTTCGAGGAAAACGTAATGGAATTGTTAGCTAGTATACCGAGCGTTCATACTACACCTTTCCTCAACGAACCGAAGAAACAGTGTAAAAAAGATGCCTACTATCACTTGTATGTATGGCAGATCCACGAAAAAATTGTCGGGCTTATTGGAATCGAAGTACATGCCTATACCTTCATAGTCCGTCACATGGTGGTTCATCCCTCTTTTCGAAATGAAGGAATCGGACATGCCATGGTCGCAGAGGTACAACGCATGCAAGAACCGCGGGCGATGACTTCCAGTGAGGAAACAAAGCAGTTCCTCACTAAGTGCTGGGGAAATCTATTTAACTAG
- a CDS encoding bifunctional diguanylate cyclase/phosphodiesterase, protein MPLTYDAGLILLSFIVIFISSFIALNISGTLFRTTGKTRWKWMSLGVLVMGLGIWSMHFIGMLAYQMPMPVTYNKSLVILSILPALVASGLAFAIISKPRVRKLEVIAGAILITAGIVSMHYTGMAAMQMQATIEYNPFLWGMSVVIALVASLIAMLLLFYSRDRSGFFWLKIASAVFITIGVSGMHYTGMAAARFVSMDHLGAVSGGALDSSYIAFNVSGGMVLILLAAILSLRSDKKVKSITDEYTRQFQSVIESATDGIVVIDSQQTVVQWNRGAENLFGYTKEEIEQQDIRTILPKEETHPYQSDFMSTDDKVIELTGVKKNGSRFPLELTSGHWETDSGQYCSMIIRDITERRTNELRISNLVYLDSLTGLPNRRLFNDRVQATIDQAKEEETIFTILYLDLDQFKLVNDTYSHRVGDELLIEAAKRIESCIIKTDTLARLSGDEFTILLQNVDYKEAQDLAHQILEAFNQQFVLKEEALFITLSIGASLYPADGDTTEELMKNASISMKRVKEDGKNNVQFYTQEMNQSLSRKSKIALSIREGLERDEFSVHYQPQIDIETERIVGVEALVRWHHPTFGMISPAEFIPIAEESGMILNIGDFVLRTACHQNKAWQDAGLDPFRVAVNISAKQFSKPNMAEIVTAALTESKLAPEYLELELTESIIQEAALAISKMDQLKKMGIHLSIDDFGTGYSSLSYLKLFPVDTLKIDQYFTRNIQTDAKDAALVDTIIQMARNLDLNVIAEGVETIEQLAFLKAKGCHQAQGYYFQKPLVPEKITELYAPVR, encoded by the coding sequence ATGCCATTGACTTATGACGCAGGATTAATCTTGCTTTCCTTTATCGTTATCTTTATCTCTTCATTTATTGCACTGAATATCAGTGGAACTTTGTTTCGGACGACAGGCAAAACGCGGTGGAAATGGATGTCTTTAGGGGTGCTCGTAATGGGCTTGGGGATTTGGTCCATGCATTTTATTGGCATGTTGGCCTATCAGATGCCGATGCCGGTCACTTACAACAAGTCTTTGGTGATCCTATCGATTCTTCCGGCATTAGTAGCGAGTGGGTTAGCTTTTGCGATTATTAGTAAACCGCGCGTCAGAAAATTGGAAGTGATTGCAGGGGCGATCTTGATCACTGCTGGGATTGTCTCCATGCATTATACCGGAATGGCAGCCATGCAAATGCAAGCGACGATTGAATACAATCCGTTCTTGTGGGGGATGTCAGTGGTCATTGCATTGGTAGCTTCCCTCATCGCCATGTTGTTACTGTTTTACTCCAGAGACCGTTCCGGTTTTTTCTGGTTAAAAATAGCCAGCGCAGTTTTCATTACGATTGGTGTTTCGGGCATGCATTATACTGGAATGGCCGCAGCTCGTTTCGTGTCAATGGATCACCTAGGAGCCGTGTCTGGCGGAGCATTAGACAGCAGTTATATTGCTTTCAATGTAAGTGGTGGAATGGTGTTAATTCTGTTAGCGGCGATTCTTAGCCTGCGAAGTGATAAGAAAGTCAAGTCCATCACAGATGAGTACACGCGTCAATTTCAGTCAGTGATTGAGTCCGCCACAGATGGGATTGTCGTGATTGACAGTCAACAAACGGTCGTTCAATGGAATCGTGGGGCAGAGAACTTATTTGGGTATACCAAAGAAGAAATCGAACAACAAGATATCAGAACCATCTTACCAAAAGAAGAGACACACCCGTATCAAAGCGATTTTATGTCAACAGACGACAAAGTAATCGAATTGACGGGGGTAAAAAAGAACGGCAGTCGTTTCCCTCTCGAACTGACAAGTGGGCACTGGGAAACCGACAGTGGCCAGTATTGCAGTATGATTATTCGAGATATAACAGAGCGCCGCACAAATGAACTACGTATAAGCAACTTGGTGTACTTGGATTCCCTTACCGGGTTGCCCAACCGCCGGTTGTTCAATGACCGAGTGCAAGCGACCATCGATCAAGCAAAAGAGGAAGAAACGATCTTTACCATTCTTTATTTAGACCTGGATCAATTCAAATTAGTAAATGACACCTACAGCCACCGAGTGGGCGATGAATTACTAATTGAAGCGGCCAAACGCATTGAGTCGTGCATCATCAAAACAGATACATTGGCCAGATTGAGTGGAGACGAGTTTACGATTTTGCTTCAAAATGTTGACTACAAAGAGGCACAGGATTTAGCTCATCAGATTCTTGAGGCTTTTAACCAACAATTTGTCCTCAAAGAGGAAGCGCTTTTCATTACATTATCTATCGGAGCGAGCTTGTACCCTGCAGACGGAGATACTACAGAAGAATTGATGAAAAATGCGAGTATTTCGATGAAGCGCGTAAAAGAAGATGGGAAAAACAATGTGCAATTTTATACGCAGGAAATGAACCAATCGCTCTCACGTAAATCCAAAATTGCGCTGAGCATACGAGAAGGCTTAGAGCGAGACGAATTTTCGGTTCACTACCAACCGCAGATTGACATCGAAACAGAAAGAATTGTGGGCGTAGAGGCATTAGTTCGTTGGCACCATCCAACGTTTGGCATGATTTCGCCAGCTGAATTTATTCCGATTGCAGAAGAAAGTGGCATGATTTTAAATATTGGAGATTTTGTGTTGCGAACAGCCTGTCATCAGAACAAAGCTTGGCAGGATGCAGGATTAGATCCGTTTCGGGTGGCGGTCAATATTTCAGCCAAACAGTTTTCAAAACCGAACATGGCGGAAATCGTAACAGCCGCTTTAACTGAATCAAAATTAGCTCCTGAGTACCTAGAGTTAGAGTTAACGGAAAGCATTATCCAAGAAGCAGCACTCGCAATTTCGAAAATGGACCAACTCAAAAAGATGGGCATTCACTTGTCCATTGATGATTTCGGCACCGGGTATTCTTCTCTAAGCTACCTAAAACTCTTCCCGGTAGATACCTTGAAAATTGATCAATACTTCACGCGGAACATCCAGACGGATGCAAAAGATGCCGCTTTAGTCGACACGATTATTCAAATGGCGCGAAATTTGGACTTGAATGTAATTGCGGAAGGCGTGGAAACCATCGAGCAGTTAGCCTTTTTAAAAGCTAAGGGATGCCACCAAGCACAAGGCTACTATTTCCAAAAACCGTTGGTTCCCGAGAAAATCACCGAACTTTATGCACCTGTACGTTAG
- a CDS encoding GNAT family N-acetyltransferase, with product MNTENVKIVELNTENWYDCCELEVSEEQTQYMEPNAVSIAQSKFETSLKPYAIYTGDKAVGFLMYNSVPEELDGYWVYRIMVDKAFQGQGIGKAATKLMIAEMAKSLNATKVVVGYHPDNLNAHHLYASLGFEDHGDRFGKEMAVVKQLID from the coding sequence ATGAATACAGAAAATGTGAAAATTGTCGAATTAAACACAGAAAACTGGTATGACTGCTGTGAACTAGAGGTATCAGAAGAACAAACGCAATACATGGAACCAAATGCCGTATCGATCGCTCAGTCAAAGTTTGAAACTAGCTTAAAACCTTATGCCATCTATACAGGCGATAAAGCGGTTGGCTTTTTGATGTATAACTCTGTTCCGGAGGAACTTGACGGCTATTGGGTATACCGAATAATGGTAGACAAAGCCTTCCAAGGCCAAGGAATTGGGAAAGCTGCCACCAAACTGATGATTGCTGAGATGGCCAAATCACTGAATGCCACAAAAGTTGTGGTCGGCTATCACCCAGACAACTTGAATGCCCATCATTTATATGCGAGTTTGGGATTTGAGGACCATGGAGATCGGTTTGGCAAGGAAATGGCCGTTGTAAAACAGCTAATCGATTAA
- a CDS encoding DUF1259 domain-containing protein, whose translation MFHAFITTGKERRAIEQVEKSIEIVAEQVAQLLQAEVALIGGKVLFDKKRTLKICTAGHSFVCTLDLDISFEYFHEDGSAVNRAEILLLPEEVQPFLTALNTSVYPFPTVYRQWIHSNPNLASVCLVATEPPERFAERLTMALQLVGC comes from the coding sequence ATGTTCCATGCATTCATCACTACTGGAAAGGAGAGAAGGGCCATCGAACAGGTCGAGAAAAGTATCGAAATCGTCGCTGAGCAAGTAGCGCAGCTGTTACAAGCAGAAGTAGCACTAATCGGAGGGAAAGTTCTCTTTGACAAGAAACGCACCCTCAAAATTTGTACAGCCGGCCATTCGTTTGTCTGTACATTGGATTTGGATATTTCATTTGAGTATTTTCATGAAGATGGCTCTGCCGTTAACCGGGCAGAAATTTTGTTGTTGCCCGAGGAAGTTCAACCTTTTCTAACGGCTTTAAATACATCGGTATATCCATTTCCGACCGTTTATCGCCAATGGATTCATTCAAATCCAAACCTAGCCAGTGTATGTTTAGTCGCCACGGAGCCGCCTGAACGTTTCGCTGAACGGCTAACGATGGCTTTACAGTTAGTGGGTTGCTAA
- a CDS encoding class F sortase: protein MTSIIKKAFLFYLLFLFVTFSGNPIQATESSPLEGDLAFQQMKEQIIRENNSVEQPVEQKKQQNGTVKLTAEQKIEQKVLTIQSSSSLKEQQVIETPLGITPALIEIPALDARAEVIEVGQTADGNMAAPEDIHTIGWYNLGAKPGNNGNAVLAGHVDGFTGPGTFYNLKELEPDDKIHITGTDGTELTFIVVDKQSYPPEDAPLNEIFGNSSTPQLNLITCTGTFNTAIGHYEERLVVYTELVEN, encoded by the coding sequence ATGACTTCAATCATCAAAAAAGCCTTCCTCTTCTATCTCCTCTTTCTTTTTGTCACCTTCAGTGGCAACCCTATTCAGGCTACCGAGTCTTCACCTTTAGAAGGCGATCTTGCTTTTCAACAAATGAAAGAACAAATCATACGAGAAAATAACAGCGTTGAACAACCAGTAGAACAAAAAAAACAGCAAAATGGTACAGTTAAACTAACAGCAGAGCAAAAAATAGAGCAAAAAGTTCTTACTATACAGTCGTCCTCTTCTTTAAAAGAACAACAAGTAATTGAAACGCCATTGGGCATCACTCCTGCATTGATTGAAATTCCTGCACTTGATGCACGGGCGGAAGTCATTGAGGTTGGCCAGACGGCAGATGGTAACATGGCGGCACCAGAAGATATCCACACGATTGGCTGGTACAATCTTGGAGCCAAGCCAGGAAACAATGGCAATGCCGTATTAGCGGGCCATGTAGATGGTTTCACAGGTCCGGGAACTTTTTACAACCTGAAAGAGTTAGAACCGGATGATAAGATTCACATTACGGGCACCGACGGCACAGAACTAACGTTTATTGTCGTTGATAAACAATCGTATCCACCAGAAGATGCTCCATTGAATGAAATTTTCGGGAACAGTTCAACACCACAGTTGAATTTGATTACGTGTACAGGTACTTTCAATACAGCAATTGGTCATTATGAAGAGCGACTGGTAGTTTATACCGAATTGGTGGAAAATTAA
- a CDS encoding potassium channel family protein: MGLGRFGSSICKELHKLGHEVLALDSNPDRVEQITDFSSHRAIVNAADEGNLKALGIRNFDHAVVAIGDNMQTSVHCTLMLKELGVPIVWVKARDIQHQKILEKVGADRVIQPENEMGIRVAHHMDSEKVIDYIDLSEDYSIIELVASKKSENQTLIKLDIQAIYNCTVLAIKRNEKVNVAPMPEDRVEKDDILVVMGHRNDLKRFEEKGL; this comes from the coding sequence ATTGGGTTGGGGAGGTTTGGCAGTAGCATCTGTAAAGAGCTTCATAAATTAGGTCACGAAGTCCTGGCGTTGGATTCCAATCCGGATCGCGTCGAACAGATTACAGATTTCTCTTCTCATAGAGCCATCGTTAATGCGGCAGATGAAGGGAATTTAAAAGCGCTCGGCATCCGCAATTTTGACCATGCAGTGGTGGCCATTGGAGACAATATGCAAACCAGCGTTCATTGCACGTTGATGTTGAAGGAACTTGGTGTCCCAATTGTCTGGGTGAAAGCGAGGGATATCCAGCATCAAAAAATTTTGGAAAAGGTCGGAGCTGACCGGGTGATCCAGCCTGAAAACGAAATGGGCATTCGGGTGGCCCATCACATGGATTCAGAAAAAGTCATCGATTACATCGACCTTTCCGAAGATTACAGCATCATTGAACTAGTGGCTTCCAAAAAGAGCGAGAATCAGACATTGATCAAGTTGGACATTCAAGCCATATACAACTGCACGGTGTTGGCCATCAAGCGCAACGAAAAAGTAAATGTCGCCCCAATGCCGGAAGATCGGGTGGAAAAGGACGATATCCTCGTGGTCATGGGGCACCGCAATGATTTAAAACGTTTTGAAGAAAAGGGACTTTAA
- a CDS encoding DUF5694 domain-containing protein, with protein sequence MMEKKVEIVLVGTHHFAYQKDVLMDKQNEIIELVDFLAAFNPGKIALEWEKSEQEELDKGFTKSEEDYEMHEIEQVGFRLATKLDRKAVFAVNWAGPLTQEEMVTLNQSIQEDYPNIWQAVEAFGKKSGGINPDQTLLEAYRKLNNPELTKDLEEMYLSFLAVEKNGQNIGVSFLSKWMERELTIVKNISEILEKPKERILLIVGGDHLWMLKKLFEGKGWTVINPFEK encoded by the coding sequence ATGATGGAAAAGAAAGTGGAAATTGTCTTGGTAGGTACCCATCATTTTGCTTACCAAAAGGACGTTTTGATGGACAAGCAGAATGAAATTATAGAATTAGTGGATTTTCTCGCAGCATTTAACCCAGGCAAAATTGCTTTGGAATGGGAAAAAAGCGAGCAAGAGGAGTTAGACAAAGGCTTTACCAAGAGCGAAGAAGATTATGAGATGCACGAAATCGAACAAGTAGGATTCAGATTAGCCACTAAACTGGACCGTAAAGCAGTTTTTGCGGTTAATTGGGCTGGGCCATTAACTCAAGAGGAAATGGTGACACTTAATCAATCAATCCAAGAAGATTATCCTAACATTTGGCAAGCGGTAGAGGCATTTGGCAAAAAAAGTGGTGGAATTAATCCTGACCAGACATTACTTGAGGCGTATCGCAAACTCAATAACCCAGAATTGACCAAGGACTTGGAAGAGATGTATCTCTCTTTCTTAGCCGTTGAAAAAAATGGACAGAATATCGGTGTATCTTTCTTAAGCAAATGGATGGAAAGAGAACTGACCATTGTCAAAAACATTAGTGAGATTTTAGAGAAACCAAAAGAGCGAATTTTACTAATTGTAGGCGGCGATCATCTTTGGATGCTGAAAAAACTATTCGAAGGGAAAGGATGGACGGTAATCAATCCATTTGAGAAATAA
- a CDS encoding bifunctional diguanylate cyclase/phosphodiesterase, with product MIQDKTSLSIDRALMNGIQEMVFIVRVDEEGLFYEFINQAAMDKTDLNHNSIGKTFIETQTVKLAEMIHSQYMKVLTSYESICYEDNYIDPDGKLRHSKTRLTPMFDAGGQCTHVVSIVQDITGEVEAKQVSAEALMNLETNRSYYQSLFEHHADAILTVDLNGRITGANPMGLVIGQSPEDELYKQKVLNFVAPQDQRKALINFRKATEGTYTDFRVNVLQKENKQRSVLVKCIPIKIGNRTTGFYIILKDMRELDHMAELYMESEKNFRIIAENAHDVILLINRWKEYLFISPSVEALYGIKPEHYLLHEPFYNVHMEDREALKNALNEAIQTKRICKRRIRIKHKQGHWIWSELLATPVFDEALSYSHMVIIVRDITLQKKYEAELETLAYHDPLTNLPNRRYFQESLELALREFHEKRGHFAVMLLDVDEFKQINDQWGHETGDAIIYEFGRRLKATVFEGDVVARLGGDEFIILLANVDSVNCALTIIEKIRNEMKKPWAIEGMILPISTSIGLAMPHPQATSSSMFKEADQAMYEEKRAKQGSKMSNRF from the coding sequence ATGATTCAAGATAAGACATCATTGTCGATTGATCGGGCATTAATGAACGGAATACAAGAAATGGTATTTATTGTCCGGGTTGATGAGGAGGGTCTTTTTTATGAATTTATCAACCAAGCTGCGATGGATAAAACGGATTTAAATCATAATTCGATTGGGAAAACTTTTATTGAAACCCAAACAGTTAAGTTGGCCGAGATGATTCATTCACAATACATGAAGGTGTTAACAAGTTATGAGTCCATTTGCTATGAGGACAACTACATAGATCCCGATGGAAAACTTCGGCATTCCAAAACACGTCTCACCCCCATGTTCGATGCGGGTGGACAATGCACTCACGTTGTGAGCATTGTCCAGGACATCACAGGAGAAGTTGAAGCCAAGCAGGTCAGCGCAGAAGCATTAATGAATCTAGAGACCAATCGCTCTTATTACCAGTCATTGTTTGAACATCATGCGGACGCTATTTTGACTGTAGATTTAAATGGCCGAATTACAGGAGCCAATCCGATGGGACTGGTCATCGGACAATCACCTGAAGACGAGTTGTATAAACAAAAGGTCTTAAATTTTGTAGCTCCTCAAGATCAGCGAAAAGCGCTCATAAATTTCCGGAAAGCAACGGAGGGCACATACACAGATTTCCGGGTTAATGTGCTTCAGAAAGAAAACAAACAACGGAGTGTCCTGGTAAAATGTATCCCTATTAAGATAGGGAATCGAACGACGGGCTTTTATATTATTTTAAAAGATATGCGCGAACTGGATCACATGGCTGAATTGTATATGGAAAGCGAAAAGAACTTCCGGATTATTGCGGAGAATGCCCATGACGTCATACTTTTAATCAATCGGTGGAAAGAATACTTGTTCATTTCTCCTTCTGTGGAAGCGCTTTATGGAATTAAACCCGAGCATTACTTGCTTCATGAACCTTTTTACAATGTCCACATGGAGGACAGAGAAGCGTTGAAAAATGCGCTAAATGAAGCTATCCAAACGAAACGAATTTGTAAAAGACGTATTCGCATTAAACACAAACAGGGTCACTGGATATGGTCGGAATTACTCGCGACACCGGTTTTTGACGAGGCTCTGTCTTACAGCCATATGGTAATTATCGTTCGGGACATCACCTTACAGAAAAAATATGAAGCCGAATTAGAAACACTCGCCTATCACGATCCGTTGACCAACCTGCCAAACCGCCGCTACTTTCAGGAGTCACTTGAACTAGCATTACGGGAGTTTCATGAAAAAAGGGGTCATTTTGCGGTAATGCTTCTGGATGTTGATGAATTTAAGCAGATCAACGATCAGTGGGGACATGAGACCGGCGATGCAATTATCTATGAATTTGGCAGACGCTTAAAAGCGACGGTGTTTGAAGGCGATGTCGTGGCGCGTTTAGGGGGAGATGAATTTATCATTCTCTTGGCCAACGTAGATTCCGTAAATTGTGCACTGACCATCATCGAGAAAATCAGAAACGAAATGAAGAAGCCATGGGCAATTGAAGGGATGATCCTGCCTATTTCGACCAGTATTGGGCTGGCCATGCCCCATCCACAAGCAACGAGTTCCTCGATGTTCAAGGAAGCGGATCAAGCGATGTATGAAGAGAAAAGGGCAAAACAAGGAAGCAAAATGAGTAATCGCTTTTAA
- a CDS encoding GNAT family N-acetyltransferase has translation MVEVIGRKIELIENTEENLDKLYYWRFEEKEQEAKKWNGPYIPEQQMTKEEHRKYWLNEDEIAAGVPASLLIRAEEKVIGYVGAYWIDKNTNWLETGIVIYDKGYWNGGYGSEAYKLWIDFLFKSTGLHRLGMSTWSGNERMMKVAERMGMILEARIRNARTVEGQYFDAIKMGVLREEWEKLNAI, from the coding sequence ATGGTAGAGGTAATCGGAAGAAAAATTGAATTAATAGAAAATACGGAAGAAAACTTGGATAAATTGTATTATTGGAGATTTGAAGAAAAGGAACAAGAAGCGAAAAAATGGAATGGACCATACATTCCCGAACAGCAAATGACGAAGGAAGAACATCGTAAATACTGGTTGAATGAAGATGAGATTGCGGCAGGAGTGCCAGCATCCCTTTTGATAAGAGCAGAGGAGAAAGTTATCGGTTATGTCGGGGCTTATTGGATTGATAAAAATACAAACTGGCTTGAGACTGGAATTGTAATCTATGATAAAGGTTACTGGAACGGGGGATATGGTTCGGAAGCTTATAAGCTTTGGATTGATTTCCTTTTTAAATCTACTGGTTTGCATAGGCTGGGGATGTCGACTTGGTCTGGAAACGAACGAATGATGAAGGTCGCTGAAAGAATGGGTATGATCCTAGAAGCACGAATAAGAAATGCCCGAACGGTAGAAGGGCAGTATTTTGATGCAATCAAAATGGGCGTGTTGAGAGAAGAGTGGGAGAAGTTAAACGCTATTTAA
- a CDS encoding TrkH family potassium uptake protein, whose protein sequence is MKILNIIFKWTHLSAIRLIVLYYALAVIFSMGLLSLPFFHNEGVELLLIDLLFTTVSAISVTGLGVVSTPETFNTAGIIALTFVLQFGGIGIMTLGTFIWIIFRRRIGLRERQLIQIDQNQTSMSGLVKLMLKILKTILLIELIGTIVLSTYFLQYFDTWQEALLQGYFGAISATTNAGFDITGTSLVPFASDYFVQTVNMTLLILGAIGFPVLIELQDFLWGDHRPGKRTNSFSLFTKLTVTTFFALIAVGAVFMMILEQHHFLADKSWHEQIFFSLFQSVTTRNGGLATMDVSELSDPTLILFCALMFIGASPSSVGGGIRTTTFAIMLLTIYNFAKGRTGVKVFGRELDTDDILRSFIVITTAAMICTTAVITLTYLEPFPILEIVFEVSSAFGTTGLSMGITADLSTAGKCIIIFLMFVGRIGIFSFLFLIRGKVIKEKYHYPKEKVIIG, encoded by the coding sequence TTGAAAATTTTAAATATCATCTTCAAGTGGACCCATTTGTCTGCCATCCGTCTCATTGTCCTTTACTACGCACTAGCTGTCATTTTTTCCATGGGGCTACTCAGCTTGCCTTTCTTCCACAATGAAGGAGTGGAATTATTACTAATTGATCTATTGTTTACAACAGTGAGTGCAATTAGTGTAACGGGATTGGGCGTTGTCTCTACACCAGAGACTTTCAATACGGCTGGCATCATTGCTCTTACTTTCGTTCTGCAGTTTGGTGGAATCGGTATAATGACATTGGGCACATTCATTTGGATTATTTTCAGAAGAAGAATCGGGTTGCGCGAAAGGCAGCTGATTCAAATCGATCAAAATCAAACGTCGATGTCCGGATTAGTGAAACTGATGCTGAAAATACTCAAGACCATTTTGCTGATTGAATTAATAGGTACCATTGTCTTAAGCACTTATTTTCTTCAGTACTTTGACACATGGCAGGAAGCGCTTCTGCAAGGTTACTTTGGAGCAATCAGCGCCACGACGAATGCGGGTTTTGATATAACTGGCACTTCTTTGGTTCCATTCGCTAGTGATTACTTCGTGCAGACCGTCAACATGACATTGTTGATTCTGGGAGCTATCGGTTTTCCGGTATTGATTGAACTTCAGGATTTTTTATGGGGCGATCATCGTCCAGGGAAGCGGACAAATAGCTTTTCCCTCTTTACGAAACTGACCGTCACCACCTTTTTTGCGTTGATTGCAGTGGGTGCCGTTTTCATGATGATTTTGGAACAGCATCATTTTTTAGCGGATAAATCCTGGCATGAACAAATTTTCTTTAGCCTTTTTCAATCCGTTACAACTCGAAATGGTGGACTCGCCACAATGGATGTCAGTGAATTGTCCGACCCAACCTTGATTCTGTTCTGTGCATTAATGTTTATCGGTGCTTCACCCAGCAGTGTGGGCGGGGGTATCCGGACGACTACGTTTGCGATTATGCTGCTGACCATTTATAACTTTGCAAAAGGGAGAACGGGGGTAAAGGTGTTCGGCAGAGAACTTGATACGGACGACATTTTACGTTCTTTCATCGTCATCACAACAGCTGCGATGATTTGTACCACAGCCGTTATTACGTTGACGTATCTGGAACCTTTTCCAATCCTCGAGATCGTGTTCGAAGTATCCTCTGCTTTTGGTACGACCGGCTTGTCGATGGGCATCACTGCGGATCTTAGCACAGCTGGAAAATGTATCATCATCTTTTTGATGTTTGTGGGGAGAATCGGCATCTTTTCGTTCCTCTTCCTGATCAGAGGAAAAGTGATCAAGGAAAAGTATCATTATCCAAAAGAGAAAGTGATTATCGGCTAA
- a CDS encoding Hsp20 family protein, protein MRKFLSSKRDDFMPSLFKSRFETDLFAPFFLGIHYPKVAIREGESRHQLKVYVPGFSKKEINVEFRDGYLELESAYEEKKQTKENEDHYICKEKFYGSFKRSFYVGEIDENKISGSFKRGMLKRLRCLVNVFSKIRIKRSSIRKKNDIFE, encoded by the coding sequence ATGAGAAAATTTTTATCGAGCAAACGGGACGATTTTATGCCAAGCCTGTTTAAAAGTAGATTTGAGACGGATTTGTTTGCCCCCTTTTTCTTGGGAATCCATTACCCAAAAGTCGCTATTCGAGAAGGAGAGAGTAGGCACCAATTAAAAGTGTATGTGCCTGGTTTTTCCAAAAAAGAGATTAATGTCGAATTCCGCGATGGTTACCTTGAATTAGAAAGTGCATATGAGGAGAAAAAACAAACGAAAGAAAACGAGGATCATTATATATGCAAAGAAAAATTCTATGGCTCCTTTAAACGAAGCTTTTACGTAGGAGAAATTGACGAAAATAAGATTAGTGGTTCGTTTAAACGTGGAATGTTGAAAAGGCTGAGGTGCTTAGTAAATGTTTTCTCAAAAATACGAATTAAACGATCATCAATTCGAAAGAAAAACGATATTTTTGAATAG